ACGCGCGACGTGCTGACCAAGGGGCTGCCCGCTTCGCCGGGCGCCGCCTCGGGCAAGGTGGTGTTCGACGCCGATACCGCCGAGAAGAAGGCCGCGGCGGGTGAGGAGGTCATCCTGGTCCGCATCGAAACCAGTCCCGAGGACATCCACGGCATGCACGCGGCCAAGGGCATCCTCACGGCGCGCGGCGGGATGACCAGCCACGCCGCCGTGGTGGCGCGCGGCATGGGCCGCGCCTGCGTGTCCGGCGCCGGGTCGCTGGCGATCAAGGCCGCCGACGGCGTGATGAAGGTGGGCTCGCGCGAAGTGAAGGCGGGCGACATCATCACGATCGACGGCAGCACCGGCGAAGTGATGCTCGGCGAAGTGCCGACAGTGAAGCCCGAACTGGCGGGCGATTTCGCCACCTTGATGGAATGGGCCGACAAGGGCCGCCGCTTGAAGGTGCGCACCAACGCCGAAACGCCGAACGATTGCCGCACCGCGCGCGAATTCGGTGCCGAAGGCATCGGCCTGTGCCGTACCGAGCATATGTTCTTCGACGCCGGGCGGATCACTGCCGTTCGCCAGATGATCCTTGCCGAGGACGAGGCCGGGCGCCGCACCGCGCTCGACAAGCTGCTTCCCGAACAGCGCAAGGACTTTGCCGAGATTTTCGAAGTGATGGCGGGGCTGCCCTGCACCATTCGCCTGCTCGATCCGCCGCTGCACGAATTCCTCCCGCATGAGGAAAGCGAATTTGCCGAAGTCGCTGAAGCGGTCGGCTATGAAGTCGACCGGCTGCGTCGCCGGGTGAGCGAACTGCACGAATTCAATCCGATGCTCGGCCATCGCGGCTGTCGTCTCGGCGTCACATACCCCGAAATCTACGAAATGCAGGCACGCGCCATTTTCGAAGCCGCATGCGACGTTGCCGAGGAAAGTGGCGAGGCGCCCATTCCCGAAGTGATGATTCCGCTCGTCGCGACCCGCAAGGAGCTCGAGCTGATGAAGGCGGTGGTCGATAAGGCCGCCGAGGCGGTGTTCGAGGAGAAGGGCCGGACGATCCCCTATCTGGTCGGCACGATGATCGAACTGCCGCGCGCGGCGCTGCGCGCGGGTGCGATCGCCGAAGTCGGCGAATTCTTCAGCTTCGGCACCAACGACCTGACGCAGACCGCGCTGGGCGTGAGCCGCGACGATGCCTCGCGCTTCCTGACGACCTATGTCGACAAGGGGATTTACGCGCGCGATCCGTTCGTCAGCCTCGATGTAGAAGGCGTCGGCGAGCTGATTGAAATCGCCGCCGAGCGCGGCCGGGCGACACGGCCCGACATCAAGCTTGGCATTTGCGGCGAACATGGCGGCGATCCCGCCTCGATCGCCTTCTGTGAAGCGACCGGGCTCGATTACGTCTCCGCCTCGCCCTATCGCGTTCCGATCGCGCGGCTGGCGGCGGCGCAGGCCGCGCTGACCACGGCGAAGTGAGCGCAACGGGTGCGGTGGTGGCAATGGCGTTGCGGCTGACCGCGCGGGATGTGGAATCGCTCGAAGCCTTCGCTGCCGAGCTGGCGGCGGGGCCGACGGCTACGATCGTGCTGCAGCGCCGCTGCGGCGACGTGCCCGTGCGCGCCGATGTCGATCGCGCGCTGACGGTGGCACCGAACGCAGCGCAGCGCGCGCGGCTGGAAGTGGATGCGGATACGCCGGTGATCTATCGCCGCGTCCGCCTGATGTGCGGCGAACGGCTGTTGTCGGTCGCCGAAAACTGGTTCGTTCCCGGCCGACTTGCGCCCGACATGCAAGCCGCGCTTGCCGACAGCGATCGGCCCTATGGCGAAGTGATCGCGCCGTTGGCGCCGCGCCGCGTTCCGCTGCGCACCGTGCGGCTGTGGGACGGGCAGGGCAATGTGCCTGACGCCGTGCTTCAGATCGATGCGCTGGTCCAGGCCGGAGACGGCCGCGCGCTGGCGCTGGTCAGCGAAACCTATCAGCGCGGCGTACTGGCCTGAAGCTTTCCGTCGCGCCGGTGCGATTCAGGCCGTTTCCTTCTCGGTGAACCGGCTGCCATGTTCCTGTTCATGGCCGGTGCGCAGCAGCGCCGCCTGCTCGCGCCATTCCTGGTTGCCGATCGTGCCGCTTTCCAGATCGAGCCGCTGTTCGAGCGCGGCCTCGTCCTCCGCGGTCATCTTCTCGATTTCGCGATAGGTCTTGATACCGAGTTCGTTGAGACGCTTTTCGCGCGCCTCATCGATGCCGGAGATACGCGAAAGATTGTCGCGCCCCCAGCCGAACCAGCCACGCCATCCGCTCCCCGAGCTTTCCTCGTCCTTCGTCACCGGGGCGGGATCGGAGGCGGCCGGTTTGGTATCCGATGCCTTTTGCAGCCTGGCATTTTCCGCCTCCAGCTGCTGCACGCGCTGGTTCGCCTCGCGCAGATCGGTTTCGGCGTGATGGCGATAGGCGGCGTTCTCGACATCGAGTTCCTGATAGCGTTCCTTCCACTTGCGGCCGCCCGGAGCGACTGCGAGTCCGAAGAACATGCCAGCGATCAATGTGAGACCGAGTGCGACGAATTCAGTGATCGTCTGAAACGGCAATCCCTGCATGAGCGACCTCCCCTGTCGTGAACAGGAGAGTAACCCGAGCGGCGCCGATGTGCCACAGCCAAGATTCGTCCGGCGTCAGCTTGTAAGCAGCGCGTCGTTGATCGAGCAGGCGGCCGGGCCGAGAATGACGATGAACAGCACCGGCAGGATGAACAGGATCAGCGGCACCGTCATGATCGCGGGCAGTCGCGCGGCCTTTTCCTCGGCGCGCATCATCCGCTCATTGCGGAATTCGGCCGAAAGAACGCGCAGCGCCGACGCCAGCGGTGTGCCGTATTTTTCGGTCTGAATCATCGTCGTGACGACGCCGCGAATCGCATCGAGGTCGACGCGCATCGCCAGATTCTCGAACGCCTGACGCCGTTCGGTAAGGAAGCCGAGCTCGATCGCGGTCAGCGAAAATTCCTCGCCCAGTTCGGGATAGGCCTTGCCCAGTTCGCGCGCGACGCGGGCGAATGCCGCGTCGACGGTGAGTCCCGCTTCGGCACAGATCACGAGCAGGTCGAGTCCGTCGGGAAGCCCCTTGCGGATTGCCGCCGAGCGCTTGTCGATCTTGTTCTTCAGATAGAGGTCGGGGGCCTTGTAGCTGAGCAGGAAGGCGACGGCGACGACGCCGTATTTCTTGAGCGCGCTCCAGTCCGCGATCATGTCGGTTCCGTAGACCAGGAACACCGCCGTGCCGCCGATCACGATCGGCAGCACCAGCCGGCCGAAGATCACCGCGACGGCCCATTCCTTTCGCCGGATGCCGGCCTGCGCCATCTTGATCTGCGCGGCCTTTACCTGTTCTTCCTGCAGCACTTTCAGCGACGTGAGCAGGTTGCGCATCCGGTCGCTGGCATCGCTGCGCTGGACCAGCTTGGCGCGGCGTTTCGATGTCGACGCGGTGATGCCCGCCTTGAGCTGCTCGCGCCGTTCGTTGAGCGCCTTGACGCGCTTGGTCATCGGGTCGCGCGCGGTCAACGCCGTATAGATCGCGAAGAGTACTGCGCCCGCTGCCACGGCCGCCAGCATCGTTGCGACCCAGAAGACGTCGATACCCATGATCGAGGGGCCGGCGGTGCTTTCCATTACGTCCGCCTCCTCAGATCTCGAAATTGACCATCTTGGCCATGATGAAGGCGCCGATGCCCATCCACACCAGCCCGCCGATACCGGTGATCATCAGCCGCTGATCGATGAAGAAGTTCATCATATAGCCCTGGTTGATCATCCAGATCATGCCGAAGACGATGAAGGGAAGGGCGCCGACGATATAGGCCGAAGCCTTGGATTCGGACGATAGCGCCTTGATCTTGAGCTTCATCTGCGAACGCTTGCGCAGCACCTCGGCCAGGTTGGACAGCGTTTCGGCGAGATTGCCGCCGGTTTCGCGCTGAATGGCGATGGTGATCGTGAAGAACTGAAATTCCGGCGTGCCGAGCCGCTCGGCAGTTTCCTGAAGCGCGGCGTCGAGCGAGCGCCCGATTTTCATCTTGTCCGAAACCGCGCGGAATTCCTCGCCGACAGGGCCGTCGATCTCCTGCGCGACGACCGTCATCGTCTCGGTGATCGGCAGCCCCGAACGCAGGCCGCGCACGAGCAGTTCGATCGCGTCGGGGAACTTGATCGTGAATTTCTTGACGCGGCGTCCGATGAAGAAGCCTACCACGAAGTGCGGCAGTCCCACTCCGATGAACACCGCCACCAGAAGCGCGAGCAGCGCCGGCGCGCCCTGGAAAAAGGCGGCGGCGAAGGTGACGACGAACAGCCCCAGTGTCGCCATGCCGTACTGACCCACCGTCCAGCCCATGCCGGTCGCGGCGAGCCGTTTGCCCAGCAGCGCGGGATTGGGAAGAAAACGCGCAGCGGCGGCGTCCATGCGCGTCGCGCGATTGGCAGTGATGCGGCGCATCTGCGCTTCCATCGCCGCGGCCATCGAGTTGGTCGCCGCGTAACGCTGGCGTACCGCGCCCAGGCGACGCGCGCCGGCCTGTTTGGGTGACGGGCCCGAAAAGGCGAAGACGAGCAGCGCGAGGACGCCAAAGGCACCCGCGGCGATCATCATATAGGGCAGCATGTCCATGCTGGCTTTCGCCTCCGCTTCATACCCGGCACGCCGTACGCGGCGCGCCCAATCACTTCTTCTTCGGTGCCGGCTTGGTCTTTTTCTGCGGCATCAGCTTCGCAAGCAGCGAGCTGCCCTTGCCACTCTCGGCCCCGGTCTCGCCCGCACCGTCATCCGCCTCGGCGCAGAGGGCGACGCGATCGGCAAGATCGTTGAGCGGCGCCAGCGCCTTGGCGTTCCTGCCTGCCTCGGCAAGCGGCTTGCCCAGCTTGGCGGCCTGCGAGGCCAGCTTGGGTTCGAACGGCACGAAATAGTCGATCCGGCGTTCGATGGAGCCTTCGAAATCCTTGCGGCTGATTTCGAGCTGTGCCGCCGGCTGAACGCGGTTGGCGACCAGGATGAGCTGGGTCTGCGGCGCGTTGGACTTGAACCAGGAAAGAATGCGGATCATGTCACGCGCCGCCGCGAGCGTGAATTCGGTGACCAGCACCGCGACCTGGATATCGGCGATCAGATGCGGATGCAGCACCAGCATCGAACGCGGCAGATCGACCACCGTGCATTCGAACGCCGAGCGTATTTCTTCCTGCAGCTGGAAATAGGCCGCGCCGTCGGTGACGACGGGGGAATGAATGGGGGCTTCGGCAGAGAGCACGGCGAGCCGTTCGGATGCCTTCACCATTGCGCGTTCGATGAACAGCCCGTCGATGCGGCTGGGATTTTCGATCGCATCGGTCAGGCCGCGTCCGGGCTCGAGATCGAGCGCGAGTGCGCCGGTGCCGAAATGCACGTCGAGATCGAGCAGCGCGGTGGTATGGAGCTTGCGCTCGCTGAGCAGCCAGGCGAGCGACGTCGCGATCGTCGATGCACCCGATCCGCCGCGCGTGCCGATCACGGCGATGCCGCAGTGGAACTGGCTGGCGTCGCCTTCGCTTGCCTTGGGTGCGCTCAGCGCCACCTGCGCCTGGACGAAGGATTCGCGCAGCGTGTCGGGATTGAGCGGCTTGAGCAGATAATCCTGGATGCCCGAGGCGATGAGATCGCGATACAGGCGGACGTCATTGACCTGCCCGGTGGCGATGACGATCGTTCCCGGCTCGCAGACTTCCGCAAGCGCATTGATGTCGTTCAGCGGGTCTCCCGATTCGCTCAGATCGACGAAAAGGATGTTGGGGCTCGCCGAAACCGACAGCGTCTGCACTGCGTTGCGCAGGCCGCCCTTGTTCACCTTTTCCGGCTCCCAGCCGAGCTCGACCGCGAGCGGGCGGAGCATTTCGGCGGTCGATTCGTCGCAGACAAAGGCAATGAACGGATCGCGGTTTCCGCTGCGTCCGGGGTTGAAGGGTGCGTTCACCTTACTGGCTCCCTCCGCCGGCCGAACCGCCCTGCAGCCCGCCCGCGCCGGTCGGTTCCTTGTCACGATAGGTCTGGATCGCACGAGTCGAAAGTACCGGATCGCTGACCTGCGAACCGGGCTGACCGCGCACCAGGTCGCCCGGATTGGCGACCATCGCGGCGAGATTGGAATTCACCGCGCAGCCGAAATTGGAGCTGGTGCTGGCGCTGAAATCGGGCTGATATTCGCGGCTGTGATCGGGACATCCCGGCACGCTGGCGGTCATGCGCGTCACCACGACGCGCACGGTTCCGGGCGCGATCGCTCCGGTGGTGACGGGGGCCTGATCGCTGATCAGCAGGCCGTATCGGGCAGCCTGTTCGGCGATATCGCGGCGCGCGCCGGGATACATGTCGCCATCGTCGATCGCGATCACGTCGCCATAGCCGACGCGCAGGGACGCCATCCATCCGGCGAGCCGTTCGGCTTCGCCCGTCGCCAGCCCCGGCCCGGCGGTCGCCAGATCGAAGGCATAGTCGCTGCGGGTCACCACCGGCTGGTGAATCGAGTCGACACCCCCGTTATACGTGCCTCCGCAGGCGCTCAGCAGCAGCGCCGGAGCGAGAAGGGCGGGCAGCGCTAGGCGCATGGTCATGTTCGTCTCCTTCGGGCACATCAATTGAGGCTGAATCCAGGGGCGGCATCGCCGGAACCACGCCGGTCGTCATTCTGGCGCGCCTCCGGTTCGGGTGATGCCGCCGGTTGATTGGGAACGGGTTGCGCCGATCCGATCGCGGGCGCGGCGCCCTGCTGCGGCGGCGCCATCATCGGTCGCGGTCGCGGCTCGCCTTCGGCCGAGCCGCTCAGCTGGCCGCCGAACACGCGTTGGAAATCATTGGGCGCGCGATAGCCATCGGTCGGCAGGCGAATGTCGCTGCCGTTGACCGGTTTC
This genomic interval from Sphingosinithalassobacter tenebrarum contains the following:
- a CDS encoding P-loop NTPase family protein, coding for MNAPFNPGRSGNRDPFIAFVCDESTAEMLRPLAVELGWEPEKVNKGGLRNAVQTLSVSASPNILFVDLSESGDPLNDINALAEVCEPGTIVIATGQVNDVRLYRDLIASGIQDYLLKPLNPDTLRESFVQAQVALSAPKASEGDASQFHCGIAVIGTRGGSGASTIATSLAWLLSERKLHTTALLDLDVHFGTGALALDLEPGRGLTDAIENPSRIDGLFIERAMVKASERLAVLSAEAPIHSPVVTDGAAYFQLQEEIRSAFECTVVDLPRSMLVLHPHLIADIQVAVLVTEFTLAAARDMIRILSWFKSNAPQTQLILVANRVQPAAQLEISRKDFEGSIERRIDYFVPFEPKLASQAAKLGKPLAEAGRNAKALAPLNDLADRVALCAEADDGAGETGAESGKGSSLLAKLMPQKKTKPAPKKK
- a CDS encoding CpaD family pilus assembly protein; this translates as MTMRLALPALLAPALLLSACGGTYNGGVDSIHQPVVTRSDYAFDLATAGPGLATGEAERLAGWMASLRVGYGDVIAIDDGDMYPGARRDIAEQAARYGLLISDQAPVTTGAIAPGTVRVVVTRMTASVPGCPDHSREYQPDFSASTSSNFGCAVNSNLAAMVANPGDLVRGQPGSQVSDPVLSTRAIQTYRDKEPTGAGGLQGGSAGGGSQ
- a CDS encoding type II secretion system F family protein, which codes for MESTAGPSIMGIDVFWVATMLAAVAAGAVLFAIYTALTARDPMTKRVKALNERREQLKAGITASTSKRRAKLVQRSDASDRMRNLLTSLKVLQEEQVKAAQIKMAQAGIRRKEWAVAVIFGRLVLPIVIGGTAVFLVYGTDMIADWSALKKYGVVAVAFLLSYKAPDLYLKNKIDKRSAAIRKGLPDGLDLLVICAEAGLTVDAAFARVARELGKAYPELGEEFSLTAIELGFLTERRQAFENLAMRVDLDAIRGVVTTMIQTEKYGTPLASALRVLSAEFRNERMMRAEEKAARLPAIMTVPLILFILPVLFIVILGPAACSINDALLTS
- a CDS encoding type II secretion system F family protein, which translates into the protein MDMLPYMMIAAGAFGVLALLVFAFSGPSPKQAGARRLGAVRQRYAATNSMAAAMEAQMRRITANRATRMDAAAARFLPNPALLGKRLAATGMGWTVGQYGMATLGLFVVTFAAAFFQGAPALLALLVAVFIGVGLPHFVVGFFIGRRVKKFTIKFPDAIELLVRGLRSGLPITETMTVVAQEIDGPVGEEFRAVSDKMKIGRSLDAALQETAERLGTPEFQFFTITIAIQRETGGNLAETLSNLAEVLRKRSQMKLKIKALSSESKASAYIVGALPFIVFGMIWMINQGYMMNFFIDQRLMITGIGGLVWMGIGAFIMAKMVNFEI
- the ppdK gene encoding pyruvate, phosphate dikinase; translation: MTSAATTANDTTDDARYVYRFGGGVSEGGTGDKNLLGGKGANLAEMASIGLPVPPGFTISTDMCTRYYEEGARFPDSLRAEVADGITHIEGITGKTFGNAADPLLVSVRSGARVSMPGMMDTVLNLGLNDETVAGLAAKAEDERFAWDSYRRFIQMYCDVVLGLDHGRFEEALEIAKEDRGYDLDTEMTAKDWKALVDEYKKIVKELWDKPFPQDVHDQLWGAIGAVFGSWQSERAKVYRRLNSIPGDWGTAVNVQAMVFGNMGETSATGVAFTRDPSTGERAYYGEFLINAQGEDVVAGIRTPQYLTKAARENAGAKAASMEEAMPETYAELVAVFDKLETHYRDMQDIEFTVERGKLWMLQTRTGKRTAKAALKIAVEMASEELITQEEAILRVDPSALDQLLHPTLDPEATRDVLTKGLPASPGAASGKVVFDADTAEKKAAAGEEVILVRIETSPEDIHGMHAAKGILTARGGMTSHAAVVARGMGRACVSGAGSLAIKAADGVMKVGSREVKAGDIITIDGSTGEVMLGEVPTVKPELAGDFATLMEWADKGRRLKVRTNAETPNDCRTAREFGAEGIGLCRTEHMFFDAGRITAVRQMILAEDEAGRRTALDKLLPEQRKDFAEIFEVMAGLPCTIRLLDPPLHEFLPHEESEFAEVAEAVGYEVDRLRRRVSELHEFNPMLGHRGCRLGVTYPEIYEMQARAIFEAACDVAEESGEAPIPEVMIPLVATRKELELMKAVVDKAAEAVFEEKGRTIPYLVGTMIELPRAALRAGAIAEVGEFFSFGTNDLTQTALGVSRDDASRFLTTYVDKGIYARDPFVSLDVEGVGELIEIAAERGRATRPDIKLGICGEHGGDPASIAFCEATGLDYVSASPYRVPIARLAAAQAALTTAK